One region of Niallia sp. Man26 genomic DNA includes:
- the gdh gene encoding glucose 1-dehydrogenase, whose protein sequence is MYTDLKGKVVAITGASTGLGRAMAIRFGKEGANVVINYFSDDNEASAVKKEVEEAGGQAVIIQGDVTKEQDVINLVKTAHDHFGKLDIMINNAGIENPVPSHEMTLDNWEKVIGTNLTGAFLGSREAIKYFVEHDIKGNVINMSSVHEMIPWPTFVHYAASKGGVKLMTETLALEYAPKGIRVNNIGPGAINTPINAEKFADPAKRKDVESMIPLGYIGKPEEIAAVAAWLASDESSYVTGITLFADGGMTKYPSFQAGRG, encoded by the coding sequence GTGTATACTGACTTAAAAGGTAAAGTAGTGGCAATTACAGGAGCATCGACGGGCTTGGGCCGTGCAATGGCAATCAGATTTGGTAAAGAGGGGGCTAATGTTGTCATCAATTATTTTTCTGATGACAACGAGGCATCAGCTGTCAAAAAAGAAGTCGAAGAAGCAGGCGGACAAGCTGTCATTATTCAAGGTGATGTCACAAAGGAGCAAGATGTCATCAATCTTGTTAAAACTGCGCATGACCACTTTGGAAAGTTAGATATAATGATAAATAATGCAGGAATTGAGAATCCAGTGCCATCCCATGAGATGACATTAGACAATTGGGAAAAGGTAATCGGCACAAATTTGACTGGTGCGTTTCTTGGCAGCAGGGAAGCGATAAAGTATTTTGTTGAGCATGATATTAAGGGCAATGTAATCAATATGTCAAGCGTTCATGAAATGATTCCGTGGCCGACATTTGTTCATTATGCAGCAAGTAAAGGCGGGGTGAAGCTGATGACAGAAACACTTGCCCTTGAGTATGCTCCAAAAGGAATACGTGTAAATAATATCGGGCCTGGTGCCATTAACACTCCTATTAATGCAGAAAAGTTTGCCGATCCTGCCAAGCGAAAAGATGTGGAAAGTATGATACCATTAGGCTATATAGGAAAGCCGGAAGAAATCGCTGCCGTTGCTGCTTGGCTTGCATCTGATGAGTCCAGCTATGTGACAGGGATAACTTTGTTTGCAGACGGCGGTATGACAAAATATCCGTCTTTCCAGGCTGGGAGAGGCTAA
- a CDS encoding MarR family transcriptional regulator: protein MMEKPANSYTESWLALSSLQGAIATELEHVLQHQHKLSLREFYVLLYLSKAPEHKLRLQQLQDMVGLSQSALSRLVTRLEAKECGALQRHLCTDDRRGIYTALTEYGKDKFVKANETFSNTLAAILEKTETKNDLSSILQMMIGKK from the coding sequence ATGATGGAAAAACCGGCAAATTCATATACGGAAAGCTGGCTGGCATTATCAAGCTTACAAGGTGCAATAGCGACGGAGCTTGAACATGTCCTGCAGCATCAGCATAAGCTTTCACTTAGAGAGTTTTATGTGCTTCTTTATTTGTCAAAAGCACCAGAGCATAAGCTTAGACTTCAACAGCTTCAAGATATGGTGGGCTTGAGCCAAAGTGCCTTATCAAGGCTTGTGACAAGACTTGAAGCGAAGGAATGCGGAGCCCTGCAGCGACATCTGTGCACAGATGATCGGAGGGGAATTTACACCGCATTGACTGAGTATGGTAAAGACAAGTTTGTGAAAGCAAATGAGACTTTTTCTAACACACTGGCAGCTATACTGGAAAAGACAGAAACAAAAAATGACCTTAGTTCCATATTGCAAATGATGATTGGAAAGAAGTAA
- a CDS encoding GRP family sugar transporter, whose protein sequence is MEFFLAILPALFWGSIVLINVKIGGGAYSQTLGTTIGALLFSAVVYLIARPELSLLILIVGICSGIFWAIGQSNQFKSIEYIGVSKTMPISTGLQIVSTTLFGVLVFREWTTATTIILGIIAILCILAGIILTTYDQKRSADESAKLKKGTVTLLISTLGYLGYVVIARLFSVDGWSALFPQSIGMVIGGLVITYKHKPFNLYALKNILPGLFWAAGNMFLFISQPKVGVAISYSLSQTGVVISTLGGIFLLGEKKTKRQLVFVAVGIILIIAGVICLGIAKK, encoded by the coding sequence GTGGAGTTTTTTTTAGCAATTCTTCCTGCTCTGTTTTGGGGCAGCATCGTATTAATTAATGTGAAAATAGGGGGCGGGGCATACAGTCAGACATTAGGTACAACAATTGGTGCACTTCTTTTCTCTGCTGTAGTTTATTTGATTGCAAGACCGGAGCTGTCCCTTCTTATTCTTATTGTCGGTATATGTTCAGGTATCTTTTGGGCAATTGGGCAAAGCAATCAATTTAAATCAATTGAATATATTGGGGTTTCAAAGACAATGCCAATTTCAACTGGTTTGCAGATTGTATCAACAACCTTGTTTGGTGTCCTAGTATTTCGTGAGTGGACAACTGCTACTACCATTATTCTTGGCATTATTGCCATTCTTTGTATATTAGCAGGGATAATTTTAACTACATATGATCAGAAGAGAAGTGCAGATGAGTCTGCCAAACTGAAAAAGGGGACAGTTACCTTACTGATTTCTACTTTAGGGTATTTAGGCTATGTTGTAATCGCAAGACTGTTTTCTGTTGATGGCTGGTCAGCACTCTTCCCTCAGTCAATCGGAATGGTGATTGGCGGACTTGTTATTACATATAAACATAAGCCATTCAATCTTTATGCATTAAAGAATATATTGCCTGGTTTGTTTTGGGCAGCTGGAAATATGTTTTTGTTTATTTCGCAGCCAAAGGTCGGCGTGGCAATCAGCTATTCTTTATCCCAGACAGGTGTAGTTATTTCTACCCTAGGCGGAATCTTCTTATTAGGAGAAAAGAAAACAAAGCGCCAGCTTGTCTTTGTTGCGGTTGGGATTATCCTCATTATTGCAGGGGTCATCTGTTTAGGCATCGCGAAAAAATAA
- a CDS encoding DHA2 family efflux MFS transporter permease subunit — MNNTATQNTKKPPYGIIAILMAGAFVAILNSTLLNIALPSINKDFDIDASVGQWLVTGYMLVNGIMIPTTAFLIQRYSIRRLFITAMSLFTIGTLVAGFSGSFPVLLAARMVQASGSAIMMPVLMNFLLTSFPVEKRGSAMGVFGLVMIFAPAIGPTLSGYIVEHFHWHVLFRVIAPIAILVLVLAIVKLKDKKDKVDISIDTLSVILSTLGFGGLLYGFSTAGNKGWDSPYVYGTLIIGFLSLVLFIVRQLKIPNPMLEFRIFKYPLFALSAAISIVVNIAMFSAMLLMPMYIQTVRGISPLDSGLLLLPGAIIMGIMSPITGKLFDKYGARILAVTGLAITAVTTYMFSKLTMDTSYTTLIIIYSFRMFGMSMVMMPVMTNGLNQVPGRLNPHGTAMNNTLQQVSGAIGSALMITIMSNRTTTHANELAEDAMKSMANSTVQPDAATLAAAKEQLAMKAMMEGINDAFLISVGVVVLALILSFFMKRATPAEDIQSNPNKVQQKTSAKLAEN, encoded by the coding sequence ATGAACAACACAGCAACACAAAATACGAAAAAGCCACCATATGGCATTATCGCCATTCTGATGGCCGGGGCTTTTGTTGCTATCTTAAACTCAACATTATTAAATATAGCATTGCCTTCTATTAATAAGGACTTTGATATTGATGCTTCTGTCGGGCAATGGCTCGTTACAGGCTACATGCTCGTTAACGGAATTATGATTCCGACAACGGCTTTTTTAATTCAAAGATATTCCATTAGACGCCTGTTTATCACAGCGATGTCATTGTTTACCATTGGTACACTTGTGGCAGGCTTCTCAGGATCGTTCCCGGTTCTGTTGGCAGCACGTATGGTCCAAGCTTCTGGTTCTGCGATTATGATGCCAGTATTGATGAACTTCCTGCTTACAAGCTTCCCTGTTGAAAAACGCGGAAGTGCAATGGGAGTATTCGGCTTAGTTATGATTTTCGCACCAGCAATTGGTCCGACATTGTCTGGTTATATCGTAGAGCACTTCCATTGGCATGTTTTATTCCGTGTAATCGCACCAATTGCCATTCTTGTTTTGGTACTTGCCATTGTGAAATTAAAGGATAAAAAGGATAAAGTAGATATTTCTATCGACACCCTTTCTGTCATTCTGTCAACATTAGGCTTTGGCGGTCTGCTGTACGGATTCAGCACTGCCGGCAACAAAGGCTGGGACAGCCCGTATGTTTATGGAACATTGATTATTGGTTTCCTAAGTTTAGTTCTCTTCATTGTAAGACAGCTTAAAATTCCAAATCCAATGCTTGAATTCAGGATTTTTAAATATCCGTTATTTGCATTATCAGCAGCGATTTCTATTGTAGTTAATATTGCCATGTTTTCTGCGATGCTGTTAATGCCTATGTACATTCAAACAGTTAGAGGTATCTCTCCACTAGATTCAGGACTGCTGCTTTTACCTGGGGCAATCATTATGGGAATTATGTCGCCAATTACTGGTAAACTTTTTGATAAATATGGTGCCCGTATTTTAGCAGTAACCGGGTTGGCTATCACAGCTGTTACAACATATATGTTCAGCAAATTAACAATGGACACATCTTATACAACTCTAATCATCATTTATTCTTTCCGTATGTTCGGGATGTCAATGGTTATGATGCCAGTAATGACAAACGGCTTAAATCAAGTGCCTGGACGTTTGAATCCGCACGGCACAGCAATGAACAATACATTGCAGCAAGTTTCTGGCGCAATCGGGTCTGCATTAATGATCACCATTATGTCCAACCGCACTACAACACATGCAAATGAATTGGCAGAAGATGCAATGAAATCTATGGCTAACAGCACAGTACAGCCAGATGCGGCAACACTTGCGGCAGCTAAAGAGCAGCTTGCGATGAAAGCAATGATGGAAGGAATTAATGATGCATTCCTTATTTCTGTCGGCGTCGTTGTTCTTGCTTTAATCCTGTCATTCTTTATGAAACGAGCAACACCTGCTGAAGATATTCAAAGCAATCCAAACAAAGTGCAGCAAAAAACTTCTGCAAAACTTGCAGAAAACTAA
- a CDS encoding NADH:flavin oxidoreductase/NADH oxidase, whose translation MEHLFSPYSYKSLELKNRVVMPPMCQYSVTKKDGIATDWHYVHYVSRAIGGASLIIIEMTDVEPDGRITDYDLGLWSDEQIAPLARIVDACHQHGAKVGIQIAHAGRKAEDAELPVAPSPIPFDENSKTPRELTTDEVKGMVEKFRAAVERAVKAGVDTIELHGAHGYLIHQFQSKLTNKREDEYGQDRTKFGVEVIKAAKSAMPEDMPLILRISAKEYVEGGYEVEESIEFSKAYVDAGVDIFHISAGGEGPIAAAGKPGTHVAYQVPFARAYKQAFNLPVIAVGRLDEAALANSVIGNEDAELVAVGRGMLRNPYWALEAAAQLRKETAIPQQYVPGFPR comes from the coding sequence ATGGAACATTTATTTTCTCCATACTCTTACAAAAGCTTAGAGCTAAAAAACAGAGTTGTTATGCCGCCAATGTGCCAATATTCTGTGACGAAAAAGGACGGAATTGCAACAGATTGGCATTACGTTCATTATGTAAGCAGAGCAATCGGTGGTGCGAGTTTAATCATTATTGAAATGACAGATGTTGAACCAGACGGAAGGATTACTGACTATGATTTAGGATTATGGTCTGATGAGCAAATTGCTCCACTTGCAAGAATAGTGGATGCTTGTCATCAACACGGTGCGAAAGTGGGCATTCAAATTGCTCATGCTGGTCGCAAAGCAGAAGATGCAGAGCTTCCAGTCGCTCCATCGCCAATTCCATTTGACGAAAACTCGAAAACACCTAGAGAGCTAACAACAGATGAAGTAAAAGGGATGGTAGAGAAATTCCGTGCTGCAGTGGAGCGTGCTGTAAAAGCGGGCGTTGACACAATTGAGCTTCATGGTGCACATGGCTATTTAATTCACCAATTCCAATCAAAGCTGACAAATAAACGGGAAGATGAGTATGGTCAAGATCGTACGAAATTTGGTGTGGAAGTTATCAAAGCAGCTAAGAGTGCTATGCCGGAAGATATGCCTTTAATTTTGCGCATTTCTGCGAAAGAATATGTGGAAGGCGGCTACGAGGTGGAAGAAAGCATCGAGTTTTCGAAAGCGTATGTGGATGCAGGTGTGGATATATTCCATATAAGTGCAGGCGGAGAAGGCCCGATTGCAGCAGCAGGAAAACCTGGCACACATGTTGCTTACCAAGTGCCGTTCGCACGAGCATATAAACAGGCATTTAATCTTCCTGTCATTGCTGTAGGCAGATTGGATGAAGCAGCTCTTGCTAATTCAGTTATTGGAAATGAAGATGCAGAACTTGTTGCAGTTGGAAGAGGAATGTTAAGAAATCCTTACTGGGCATTAGAAGCAGCTGCTCAGTTAAGGAAGGAAACAGCAATTCCACAACAATATGTACCAGGGTTCCCAAGATAA
- a CDS encoding MFS transporter, which translates to MSQQVNTSASESEKVAVPPYLIISILTIFAIGSQYFSNLSYILNQGVIQNGLQLGTSSLLLPSTLSNLGFAFGVPIGPVLTRKFGLRKNYLLFTFIFLIGSIMAVLTEDLLFLIIGRVVQGISAGFLFLTILPASLKSFPNKIRNTFLLMIITGLFGASALGALFGAVSLQADAWRWLFVLNVIASVLCLLVGFFGLPKLEQKEEHLPQDKTGIFLWTALLAVLAVPLCNLVDKGFSSIYVWPFLLAAFILMCLFIVVDRKAETPLVPFRTLKASKPISGTIMAIASHLALVFAIAGINGFLRNNLDLPFVYLSHFYFWFFVGIVVTAVLKTVLYDKLGAGILGIIGSIAVIYVSIQWRTIDSATSLHELYFQVACLGAGVSMVLVGGALGTALAGDIHQASMRSVTLHSMRNFAGAIVSPLLAWFLTKQNAVNYEMIRWSLQSDSSEFKLEMANWTRRLMGQGNSVADAKSLASYELVVHAKKSAILGAYHQLFTILLVLGVIMLLSSIGKVATGKGRSLVQKPSKEAVNHKAENIRV; encoded by the coding sequence ATGAGTCAGCAAGTTAATACATCTGCATCTGAATCAGAGAAGGTGGCAGTTCCTCCATATTTAATCATTTCCATCTTGACAATATTCGCCATCGGTTCACAGTATTTTTCCAATCTTTCTTATATATTAAACCAAGGTGTGATACAAAATGGTTTGCAGCTTGGAACAAGCAGCCTATTGCTGCCTTCGACCTTATCTAATCTTGGGTTTGCATTTGGTGTGCCTATAGGACCAGTGTTGACAAGGAAATTTGGTTTACGAAAGAACTATTTGCTGTTTACATTTATTTTTCTGATTGGCTCCATTATGGCAGTCCTTACAGAAGATTTATTGTTTCTTATCATCGGGAGGGTTGTCCAAGGAATCAGTGCAGGATTTTTGTTTTTAACGATCTTGCCTGCCAGTCTAAAGTCGTTTCCTAATAAAATCAGGAACACGTTTTTGCTGATGATCATCACAGGTCTGTTCGGTGCTAGCGCTTTAGGTGCTTTATTTGGAGCCGTATCCTTACAGGCCGACGCTTGGCGCTGGCTGTTTGTGCTGAATGTTATAGCTTCTGTTCTGTGTTTATTGGTTGGCTTTTTCGGTTTGCCAAAGCTAGAGCAGAAAGAAGAGCATTTGCCACAGGACAAAACAGGCATATTCCTATGGACGGCTTTGCTAGCGGTGCTTGCCGTTCCATTATGTAATTTAGTGGACAAAGGCTTTTCATCAATCTATGTTTGGCCATTTTTACTAGCAGCTTTCATACTGATGTGCCTATTTATTGTTGTTGATAGAAAGGCCGAAACCCCATTAGTGCCATTTAGAACATTAAAGGCATCAAAGCCTATCTCAGGCACAATCATGGCCATCGCTTCTCATCTGGCATTAGTTTTTGCAATTGCTGGTATTAATGGGTTCTTACGCAATAATTTAGATTTGCCGTTTGTATACTTGTCCCATTTTTATTTCTGGTTTTTCGTCGGTATAGTTGTGACAGCTGTTCTAAAAACGGTTTTATATGACAAATTAGGAGCAGGTATCCTTGGTATTATTGGTTCAATTGCCGTTATTTACGTAAGCATTCAATGGAGAACAATTGATTCAGCAACCTCCTTGCATGAATTATATTTTCAAGTCGCCTGTCTAGGAGCGGGGGTAAGCATGGTATTAGTGGGTGGAGCATTAGGAACTGCTCTTGCAGGAGACATTCACCAAGCCTCCATGCGGTCTGTCACGTTACATTCTATGCGTAACTTTGCCGGTGCCATTGTTTCCCCGTTACTCGCATGGTTTTTAACAAAGCAAAACGCCGTCAATTATGAAATGATTCGCTGGAGCCTGCAAAGTGACAGTTCAGAGTTTAAATTGGAAATGGCAAATTGGACGCGTCGTTTAATGGGGCAGGGGAATTCTGTTGCAGATGCAAAATCATTGGCATCTTATGAACTCGTTGTTCATGCCAAAAAATCTGCTATTTTAGGAGCCTACCATCAGCTTTTCACAATACTGCTAGTTTTAGGTGTAATTATGCTGCTTTCTTCCATCGGTAAAGTTGCCACAGGCAAGGGCAGATCACTTGTTCAAAAACCGTCAAAGGAAGCTGTAAATCACAAGGCGGAAAACATTAGAGTCTAA
- a CDS encoding MFS transporter, protein MRLRDWDQNLKIRLAGESVVNITFWMFFPFLAIYFTDSFGKSTAGLLLILSQVVSCAANLLGGYYADKYGRKRMMVLSAFAQGAAFTVFAFSSSPWLDSALLGFVCFTVVSMFGAVYWPASQAMIADVVEEKDRSDVFAIFYTSTNIAVVIGPIIGGIFFADYRFALLLMAGVLNLVLGIVLHYKITETAPVSKMQESGQASNWISVLGDQLKDYKVIMNDRIFLLFIIAGVLVGQTFMQLDLLFPVYINEVVTDQPLLQFGNWSYVVESTKAFGLVLAENGLLVAIFTITVTRWMSKYKERNVFIISSFIYAASVLLFSQTSWIWGLLLAMLVFTLAELMTAGIQQGFISELAPADKRGKYYAAASLRYTFSKMIAPLSIPMSAWVGYTWTFFFISLLAILSGVIYYRLFVKFEQRKMETAPKW, encoded by the coding sequence ATGCGTCTAAGAGATTGGGATCAGAATTTAAAGATCCGCCTTGCAGGGGAATCTGTTGTTAATATTACATTTTGGATGTTCTTCCCTTTTTTAGCTATATATTTTACTGATTCCTTCGGAAAATCAACAGCTGGCCTGCTGTTAATATTATCTCAAGTTGTTTCCTGTGCAGCCAATTTGCTCGGAGGCTATTATGCAGATAAATACGGCAGGAAAAGAATGATGGTGCTGTCAGCATTTGCCCAAGGAGCTGCATTCACCGTTTTTGCCTTCTCAAGCTCCCCTTGGCTTGACTCAGCACTGCTAGGGTTTGTGTGCTTTACTGTTGTAAGTATGTTCGGTGCAGTGTATTGGCCGGCAAGTCAGGCAATGATAGCGGATGTAGTGGAAGAGAAGGATCGCAGCGATGTATTTGCGATTTTTTATACGTCGACAAATATTGCAGTCGTGATTGGCCCTATTATTGGCGGTATTTTTTTCGCTGATTACCGATTTGCATTACTGCTGATGGCCGGCGTGCTGAATCTTGTTCTCGGCATTGTTCTTCATTATAAGATCACAGAGACTGCACCCGTTTCCAAAATGCAGGAGAGCGGGCAAGCAAGTAATTGGATTTCTGTGCTCGGCGATCAGCTTAAAGATTATAAGGTAATCATGAATGACCGCATTTTTTTGCTTTTCATCATCGCAGGCGTGCTTGTCGGACAAACCTTCATGCAATTAGATCTCCTGTTTCCAGTGTATATAAATGAAGTGGTGACAGACCAGCCTTTGCTTCAATTCGGTAATTGGTCTTATGTGGTGGAAAGCACAAAGGCATTTGGTCTTGTGCTCGCAGAAAACGGCTTGTTAGTCGCTATCTTTACAATTACAGTTACAAGATGGATGAGTAAATACAAAGAACGGAATGTGTTTATCATATCTTCGTTTATTTATGCCGCTTCTGTGCTGTTATTTAGCCAAACTTCATGGATTTGGGGGCTGCTGCTGGCGATGCTTGTGTTTACGCTGGCAGAGTTGATGACAGCTGGCATACAGCAAGGGTTCATTTCCGAGCTTGCACCAGCTGATAAAAGGGGGAAGTATTATGCCGCTGCAAGTCTGCGCTACACCTTCTCGAAAATGATTGCACCATTGTCCATTCCGATGAGTGCATGGGTGGGCTATACGTGGACATTCTTCTTTATCAGCTTGTTAGCCATATTAAGTGGTGTAATTTATTACCGGCTATTTGTTAAATTCGAACAAAGAAAAATGGAAACAGCTCCTAAATGGTAA
- a CDS encoding TetR/AcrR family transcriptional regulator, with protein sequence MNNRKKHVLNKAHELFIEKGFQATSIQEILESSGISKGTFYNYFSSKNELLISIFKDIYTELGEKRKQLMIGQDKASLAIFIQQIELLINTNNQYKIISLFEEILFTNDPELKQFLNRRRIQELNWLYKRLMDICGIDKKPYLLDCAVMLTGNLHNMIFFYSLDQQRQIDVHKIVQYSVNRIIAMTEDVAKTGERVLAPELLLKWLSDSAESDRHTDSKNISCMIESLKLMVRNSVQNVEDQKKYEELIDFVEEELAEPENRRKHLVDMAIGELKSSISDSECHKAVCLLEEKVLTME encoded by the coding sequence ATGAATAATCGGAAAAAGCATGTATTGAATAAAGCTCATGAGCTATTTATTGAAAAAGGATTCCAAGCCACATCCATTCAAGAAATTCTAGAAAGTAGCGGAATCTCGAAAGGAACCTTTTACAACTATTTTTCAAGTAAAAATGAACTGCTGATTTCTATTTTTAAGGATATATACACTGAACTTGGCGAGAAGCGCAAACAGCTTATGATTGGTCAAGATAAAGCTTCATTGGCAATTTTTATTCAGCAAATTGAATTGTTAATTAACACGAACAACCAGTATAAGATTATCTCTCTTTTTGAAGAAATTTTATTTACGAATGATCCGGAGCTCAAGCAATTTTTGAACAGGAGGAGAATTCAGGAATTAAACTGGCTGTATAAGCGGCTAATGGATATTTGCGGAATTGATAAAAAACCGTATCTGCTTGATTGTGCCGTCATGTTGACTGGCAACCTTCATAATATGATCTTTTTCTATTCGTTAGATCAACAGCGGCAAATAGATGTTCATAAAATTGTACAGTACAGTGTTAATAGAATAATTGCGATGACAGAGGATGTTGCGAAGACTGGCGAACGAGTGCTTGCTCCTGAATTGCTGTTAAAATGGCTGTCAGACAGCGCCGAAAGTGACAGGCATACAGATAGTAAAAATATTTCCTGTATGATTGAATCTTTAAAGCTAATGGTTAGAAACAGTGTGCAAAATGTGGAAGATCAGAAAAAATATGAGGAATTAATCGATTTTGTGGAGGAAGAGCTGGCAGAGCCGGAAAATCGCCGCAAGCATCTTGTCGATATGGCAATAGGTGAGTTAAAATCTTCAATCAGCGACAGTGAATGCCATAAAGCAGTTTGTTTACTAGAAGAAAAAGTGCTGACAATGGAATAA
- a CDS encoding HlyD family efflux transporter periplasmic adaptor subunit translates to MSKGKILLINFIGLVVILGLIALGAYFYYQNKNYVKTDDAVVSADITEIVAPTSGVLTSWNGEAGKDLNKKESVGKVSSGKTASNVNSMEAGTIIKNEAKANELVQAGQVLAQTADMDHMYVLANIKETELKDIEIGDNVDITVDGDSDVMFDGKIEDISYATNSVFSALPSQNATGNYTKVTQKVQVKISIQNPTKKVLLGMNAEVKISI, encoded by the coding sequence ATGAGCAAAGGGAAAATATTATTAATAAACTTCATCGGACTTGTTGTTATATTAGGTCTGATTGCTTTAGGAGCTTATTTTTATTATCAAAACAAAAATTATGTAAAAACAGATGATGCTGTCGTTTCAGCAGATATTACGGAGATTGTGGCGCCAACTTCAGGGGTTCTAACGAGCTGGAACGGGGAAGCTGGAAAAGATTTAAATAAAAAGGAATCAGTAGGAAAGGTAAGCAGTGGGAAGACTGCAAGTAACGTAAACAGTATGGAGGCTGGAACGATTATTAAAAATGAAGCAAAGGCAAATGAGCTTGTTCAAGCAGGGCAGGTGCTCGCTCAAACAGCAGATATGGATCATATGTATGTTTTAGCGAATATTAAGGAAACCGAATTAAAAGACATTGAGATTGGTGATAATGTTGATATAACCGTGGACGGTGATTCAGATGTAATGTTTGACGGAAAGATAGAAGATATCAGCTATGCGACAAACTCTGTCTTTTCTGCATTGCCTTCGCAAAATGCAACAGGGAATTATACGAAAGTGACACAAAAAGTCCAAGTGAAAATTTCCATTCAGAATCCGACAAAAAAAGTGCTGCTCGGTATGAATGCAGAGGTAAAGATATCTATTTAA
- a CDS encoding DeoR/GlpR family DNA-binding transcription regulator: MLKNKRIKEIQDYVHEHETVSLDELVEVFNVSKNTIRRDIQELVEEGELKKVYGGVAVNHATLVSFNDRQIRNKDEKMLIGKNAAEFVQDGDIIFIDSGTTTLEMLEYLKTKQLSIITNNLDFIIKALPYENLHIITFGGVLERKTKSFASIQSTDVIKSYNINKAFMASTGISISNGVTNSSPLESEIKKNVVERSAEVYLLVDHHKFDKYALMTYCTLHDIDYLITGAEPPKEYQAFASENNIKLVIAQKEA; this comes from the coding sequence ATGCTGAAGAATAAACGAATCAAGGAAATTCAGGATTATGTGCATGAACATGAAACTGTTTCTTTAGATGAACTGGTAGAAGTATTTAATGTCTCTAAAAATACGATTCGCAGAGACATACAGGAGCTTGTTGAAGAAGGAGAGCTTAAAAAAGTCTATGGCGGGGTTGCCGTTAACCATGCGACACTCGTTTCTTTTAACGATCGGCAAATACGCAATAAGGATGAGAAAATGCTGATTGGTAAGAACGCAGCCGAGTTCGTTCAAGACGGTGATATAATTTTTATTGATTCAGGCACAACCACATTGGAAATGCTGGAGTACCTTAAAACAAAACAGCTTTCCATTATTACAAATAATCTCGATTTCATCATTAAAGCACTGCCATATGAAAATCTTCATATTATAACATTTGGCGGTGTGCTAGAAAGAAAAACGAAATCCTTTGCAAGCATCCAAAGCACAGATGTTATCAAATCCTATAACATCAATAAGGCCTTTATGGCATCAACAGGGATTTCCATCAGTAATGGTGTCACAAACTCCTCCCCATTAGAAAGCGAAATTAAAAAGAATGTTGTCGAAAGAAGTGCTGAGGTTTACTTGCTTGTTGACCATCATAAGTTTGATAAATATGCATTAATGACATACTGCACTCTGCATGATATTGACTACTTAATAACAGGTGCCGAGCCTCCAAAGGAATATCAGGCATTCGCAAGTGAAAACAATATTAAGCTTGTCATTGCTCAAAAAGAAGCATAA